DNA sequence from the bacterium genome:
GTCCAGATCGCCCAGTTCGAGGAACCGACCCGCTGCCTGAAGAAACGGGCGGAAGTCAATGAGCTTGGCTTCCCAGGACGTTACGATGGAATCGGCAAAAACGACTCCGGCCACGGCGGTCGCCTCACGTTTGGCATTTGCCCAATCGCGTTGCGATGCATAGCATACGGCCAGCGCCCGGCGATAGCGGACGTTGGGCGACACCTTCACGGCCTCTGTGTAGCATTGTGCGACTTTGTCGAGCTTATTCCGCCGGCCCCAATACGCCGCCAGATAGTCCCATCCGGTGGCGCTTTTATCACGGTCGAGATGAAGCAGATTCTCGAATCGGGCAATCGAGCGCGTCTCCGACGCCTGAACCCCCAGCCACGGCAGAGTCTGCACACAGAGCCAGAACGCGAACACGGCTACCATGACTCGCGCAAATCGCCGGTGCGCAGAAATCTCCGTCCAAAAGAACAGCAGTGCAAAGGGAATTGCACAGAGCAATGCCGCTCCGATGTCCCAGTCACGGGCCATTCCGAGCTGGGGATTGTGCATGAAATAGGCTGCGAGCGGTACACCAGCAGCCAGTGTCAGTATTGCAGGTTCCGGCCGTGCCGTCGGCTGCGCGAATCTGTGCAGGATCCATCCGCCAATCAGAATTCCGATTGCCGGGCCTATCACCAGCGCAAGTCCGTTGGCAAGATCCAGCAGATGAGTAAGCGAGAGTGCGGCATAGCTCCAATCGGGACGAGGCCAAAGCGGGAGCAGAATATCGGTACCCTTGTACCATCCGGAGAACACATACACCAGAGCCGCGATTCCTAAGAGGGCGGCGACAGCGGACGTCACGAGTTTCACCGAAGGCGTCCGCCGCGTAATACCCCACCACGTGTACGCGGCGATCGCCGGGAGAAACGTTACGGCAATGAGATGAAAGAATGGTGCTGCCAGTCCCAGAATCGGTACGGCAACATTGAATTTCCCCCGTCGCAAGCCGGTTAACATGAGTGCGAATCCCACACTCATCATGGCAATCATGACGGCGTAGAGTTCGGCATATCCGAAGAATTGGGCGATTCCTCCCCACTGGAAACCGATCAGCAACACTACCGGTATTCCGACTTGCAGAGACCGCCCCACCCGCAGCCAGGCGAAGACGGTCACGGCTCCGGCGAGGGCTGCACTCACCGCGAAGACAAGTTCGGGACCGATCCCTCCTCCCGACTTCCACCACGTATACAGAAGATCATAGAGTGCGAGGGTCAGCGGACCACGGCGGTGCCAGAACGGGACGCTGCCTTCGCCCAGTTCATTGATCCAGAGTTGTCCGTCGCCGAGAACGGGGGCGGCGGCTCGGAAGAGGTAGAATATCACACCGAAGAGGGCGGCGATCAGAACGTCATTCAGGACGGATGACGAGGCGGGCGGGGAAGCAGGATCAAGGAACGCGGAGGATTTTCGCCTCGTGATGATCCCTGCGGCGGCGAGGAGACCGGCGGCAATGAATCCTGACTTTGCCGCCCACGAGTAGTAGGACAGGAAGTGAAATCCCCAAGTTCGCGCTTGAGGAAAAAACTGGCCGAGGAGAATCCCCACTCCCAGAAGAGCGCAGGCTGTCGCAAACGCCCATTGGGCCGTTTGCGAAGCGCGTTTATTCATGACATCTTCGGGTACTCGGGACATGGGTCAAGGCGCTTTATGCATGCCGGAAGGCGGCATTTTTTCGTTGGTCTTGGTGCGCGTTTAAGGCGCACCGGATGTGAGGAAAAACGAACGGAAACGCGCATTTCTTTCACCAAGAATACGCTTTCGATAGTTTTATAAGCGTTTTGGAGATGCTGGGTGTCGCTATTCCTCGCGAATATGTCACAGTAAATGCAGCATTCTCACACAATAATGGGCGATATTTTGCGCGGAGAAACTTGGCACAGGTGTTGTAGCATAAAAATGCAGCATGTATCATACGATAACACATTTCTCCACCACGCCATTTGGCATAGATAAGTTATCATGAATCGCTCTGAAACACTCTTAGTTGGTCCCTCCTGTCCAATCCGGGACAATTATGAACTGGTGCTGCGGCGACGCAGCGTTCCCGTCACTATCGCGGGGGACTTCCTGACGGCCCAGGTTCTGTTCGGTCGCAACTCATTCCAAGCAGTGATTATCGCCGAGCCAAGCCCTTCCGGTGAGGTGGACGAATTCGTCCGCGCCGTTCACGACATGGCACCGCGAGTTCCCGTGCTCTTTGCGGGCCACGCCAGCCCCGACCGGATCGCGATCTTAATCCGTCAATGGGAAGTGGTCGTAATTCCCCCGGGAATATCCACCGATGCTCTGGATAGTCTGCTGTTTCCCACGAACGACGCGGGAGGCGGAATCAGCTATTCCGCGGTCCATCCTCCGCGCTCCCGGACGATCAGCGTGCCGCGCAAAACCTACAGTCTGGATTTCAAGGAAGCCAAGATGGAGTTTGAAATCGAGTTTATCACCCGGATATTGGAGCGCGAACGAGGAAACGTGTCGCGCGCGGCCCGCACGGTGGGAATGGCGCGACGAAATCTCCAACTCAAGATCCGTATTTACAAGATAGACATGTCGCGGATTCGCAGCGACGAGGTCGAGGAAGTGTAGGACGATCGTCACCGTTCCGGCCGGGCTATGCGCGGCGGGATGCTCGCCACCGGAAGAGATGGGGAGCGCTTAACCCGGCTCGGCGAGTTTCATTCTTTATTTCCCCCCCTTCCGTCCCCCCACAAAGTGGGGGGAGAACGCAATTCGACTTTCAGCCCTTCAGCTTTTCTCCGATCCGGAGGCAGCCCCAGCGCCTCCGGTTTTTTTCAGCCAATAGAGTCCCCCCGCCAGAAGCAGAACCGCGATTAGAAAAATATGCCATGGCAAATAGTTTTGGGAGTCCGGCGCAAGCCACGGCAGATTCATGAATACATCCGGATACCGCTGAACCAGATAAGCCAGGCCGTTATTCATGGCGTGAGCGAGCATGGCGGGGAAAATGGAACCCGACCACACGGCTATGATCCCCAGAACTCCTCCCAGAACGACCGTCGGCAGCAGCCGGTAGAGATCGAGATGAAGCGCGCCGAACGCCAATGCGGAGATGACAATCGCTCCGGCGGTTCCGAATCGCGGGAGGAGCGAACGAAGCACCAATCCCCGCGCGAGAATCTCCTCGCAGATTCCGGGCAGTCCGGCCAGGAGAAGCAATCCGGCGACGGGCGCAAGCTGATTGAGTTCGGTAAAAAACTTCTCGAACCGTTCGATGAGTTCACTCGGAAAGGGCAGGACGACGTTCATGAGTGCGGATAACTGGATGGTGAACAACCACGCCCCGAACATCGCTACCACGGTGGCCAGCCACGCCGCGGGACGAGGGAGATTCATCGCCAATGCCCGGCGGATATTGTAGCCGCCCCGCTGAAGAACCGCCAGCGGGATCAGAAGTACGATTGCCTGATTCACGAGGATGCTCCCGGTGACTCCCCATTTCTGCGTCAGTCCACCGAGATAGAACAGGGCCAGCACTTCCACGGCCACAATGAGCAGCGCGGTGGCGGGCGTGGGCTGCGGCGTGCGCGGCAGTCCGGCGCGACGGCGAAAGGGCGACCATTTCACGTCTTCGGCGTGACGGAACAGCACGGATTCCTGCCGGAACTGGTCGGTCGCCCACCACAGCGCGACGGCGGCGAGTATCGAAGTCGTGCCCAAGGCGATCAACATCTCCAGCCACAGGTAGTTCCCCATCATGAACTCCTTAATGAGCAATGAGACGTTCACGATGGGAACGGCCGCCAATACCGGAGTGATTTCCATTCCCGGAATGAGCGATACCATGGCCGGCAGAATCACCAGAGTATAGACCGGAGTGAGCAGGCTCTGCCCTTCCTTGTAGTTGCGGGCTCCGGTGGCGATAGCCATGCAGACCGCAGCGAAGAGCACCGCCATCGGCAAGATCAGCAGCAGCGACAGCGTCAGCGAAACCGGCGAGATCGCGAAGCGCGGCATGGCTTCGGCCGCGGCTGAGCCGAGTTGGCTGAGTCCGAAGGCGGCCGTGACGCCCATACTGACGAGATTCAGCACCGCCGTGAGAATGGCGATCAGCGCGACCGCCAGGAACTTTCCGTACACGATCTCCCCGCGGCTCGCCGGAGACACCAACAAAGTCTCCAACGTCCCCCGCTCTTTCTCGCCGGCGGTCAGATCCACCGCCGGATAGAACGCCCCCATCATGGTCATGAGGATGAGCATGTATCCGAGAATCCGTCCCAGCCAATCGCCTTGCCGCTGCTCGGCGGTGGCGAGGTTCTCGCTCTGGATCGTAAAGGGCCGCAGCAGGCTTGTGTCGGCCGTCAGGTCCGACAGCCGCGCGGCCACGATGCCATCCTTCCAGCTTTCCAACACCCGCTCGACCCGGTTGCGAGCCAGTTCGGACAGCTCGCGACTGCCATTGAAATACATGCTGACCTGCGAGCCTCTCCCCGCCTGAATCGTCTCCTCGAATCCCACCGGGAAATCGAGCGCAGCCTCCAGATCGCCCTCCCGGATTCGCAGTTGCCAGTTGGCCGTATCCACGACGGCCACTCCCTTCAGCGTATCGAGCACGGCTCCCAAGTGTGGCACGTGATCCCGGCCAAGCACGACCACGCGAATCTCCTTCTTCTCCATCCGTGCCAGCTGGAGAACCGTAATCTGGATGATTCCCACCAGCAAGAGTGGATAGAGAATGATCGGCAGGAACACCATGATAAACAGGGTTCGCCGATCACGGAGAACGTCGCGGAGTTCTTTGTGGAAGATGGTACGGACAAGACGGGCGCGCATGGGAGGACTCCGGTGCTGCGGTCGGGGGGGATGAGGGATTGACGGGATGGGGAATCCCAGTCAGGCCAATTTACGCAAACTTCTTCGGCCTGTCAATCCCCGGCCGGTCTTTCCATGCCCAGACGGGCTGCCGCATCGGCGACTATCTGGCGATGATCGAAGGCCACGTCGGCGGGGAGACTCGCAAGCGGAAACCAGCGGGCATCGGTCACGTCGTCGCCGGCCCGGAGTTCACCATCCGCCTCGCCCAAGTAGACGACCGACAGCGTGTGAAACCGTGGGTCCCGGCCCGGCTCGGAATAGACTCCGAGCAGGGATAATGCGGTGGCCCGGAGTCCGGTTTCTTCCGAGAGTTCACGCCGGGCGGCTGCCTCAGCCGATTCTCCATAGTCAATGAATCCGCCGGGCAGTGCCCAGCCTTCGGGCGGAGCGCCGCGACGGATCAGCAAGACGCGACCCTCACGAATGAGAACGACATCGGTGGTCGGAAACGGATTGCGGTAGGTTTCGACCACCGTTCCGCAGCGGGGACAACTCTTTTCCAGAATC
Encoded proteins:
- a CDS encoding tetratricopeptide repeat protein encodes the protein MNKRASQTAQWAFATACALLGVGILLGQFFPQARTWGFHFLSYYSWAAKSGFIAAGLLAAAGIITRRKSSAFLDPASPPASSSVLNDVLIAALFGVIFYLFRAAAPVLGDGQLWINELGEGSVPFWHRRGPLTLALYDLLYTWWKSGGGIGPELVFAVSAALAGAVTVFAWLRVGRSLQVGIPVVLLIGFQWGGIAQFFGYAELYAVMIAMMSVGFALMLTGLRRGKFNVAVPILGLAAPFFHLIAVTFLPAIAAYTWWGITRRTPSVKLVTSAVAALLGIAALVYVFSGWYKGTDILLPLWPRPDWSYAALSLTHLLDLANGLALVIGPAIGILIGGWILHRFAQPTARPEPAILTLAAGVPLAAYFMHNPQLGMARDWDIGAALLCAIPFALLFFWTEISAHRRFARVMVAVFAFWLCVQTLPWLGVQASETRSIARFENLLHLDRDKSATGWDYLAAYWGRRNKLDKVAQCYTEAVKVSPNVRYRRALAVCYASQRDWANAKREATAVAGVVFADSIVTSWEAKLIDFRPFLQAAGRFLELGDLDNAHQMYQLAVILNPQSDVPRLAIGGLLVCAGQFERAEGVFRTLLNRDSTLSTAAQSFFVVLGEQSGRKVEGTLGLGMLARVRGDLGEAERKVSEAYELSGGNQKIGEYLQKIRKQPSMKDEG
- a CDS encoding ABC transporter permease, with the translated sequence MRARLVRTIFHKELRDVLRDRRTLFIMVFLPIILYPLLLVGIIQITVLQLARMEKKEIRVVVLGRDHVPHLGAVLDTLKGVAVVDTANWQLRIREGDLEAALDFPVGFEETIQAGRGSQVSMYFNGSRELSELARNRVERVLESWKDGIVAARLSDLTADTSLLRPFTIQSENLATAEQRQGDWLGRILGYMLILMTMMGAFYPAVDLTAGEKERGTLETLLVSPASRGEIVYGKFLAVALIAILTAVLNLVSMGVTAAFGLSQLGSAAAEAMPRFAISPVSLTLSLLLILPMAVLFAAVCMAIATGARNYKEGQSLLTPVYTLVILPAMVSLIPGMEITPVLAAVPIVNVSLLIKEFMMGNYLWLEMLIALGTTSILAAVALWWATDQFRQESVLFRHAEDVKWSPFRRRAGLPRTPQPTPATALLIVAVEVLALFYLGGLTQKWGVTGSILVNQAIVLLIPLAVLQRGGYNIRRALAMNLPRPAAWLATVVAMFGAWLFTIQLSALMNVVLPFPSELIERFEKFFTELNQLAPVAGLLLLAGLPGICEEILARGLVLRSLLPRFGTAGAIVISALAFGALHLDLYRLLPTVVLGGVLGIIAVWSGSIFPAMLAHAMNNGLAYLVQRYPDVFMNLPWLAPDSQNYLPWHIFLIAVLLLAGGLYWLKKTGGAGAASGSEKS
- a CDS encoding NUDIX hydrolase; translation: MILEKSCPRCGTVVETYRNPFPTTDVVLIREGRVLLIRRGAPPEGWALPGGFIDYGESAEAAARRELSEETGLRATALSLLGVYSEPGRDPRFHTLSVVYLGEADGELRAGDDVTDARWFPLASLPADVAFDHRQIVADAAARLGMERPAGD